One Urechidicola croceus genomic window, TTACACAGCAATTTATTGATTCAGTAAAGTCAAATACTAGAAATGATTTTATTCATTTTTATCAAATGATTGATGTTTTAATAATTGATGATGTTCAATTTTTATCAGGTAAAACAGGTACTCAAGATGTATTTTTCCATATATTCAATCATTTACATCAAAATGGTAAGCAAGTAATTATAAGTTCTGATAAAGCACCAGTTGATATGCAAGATATTGAACAACGCTTATTATCTCGTTTTAAATGGGGGCTTTCAGCAGAATTGCAAGCTCCAGACTATGAAACTAGGGTTTCAATTTTGCAAAATAAATTGTATCGTGATGGTGTTGATATGCCAGATGAAATTGTTGATTATATAGCAAAGAATATTAAATCAAACGTTCGTGAATTAGAAGGTGTTTTAGTATCAATGATTGCTCAGGCTTCCTTTAATAGAAAAGAATTTACTCTTTCTTTAACCAAACAAATCGTTGATAAGTTTGTTAAGAATACAAAACGTGAAGTTTCAATAGATCAAATCCAAAAAGTAGTATCAAGTTATTTTGATTTAGATGTAGCAACCTTGCAATCAAAAACTAGAAAAAGGCATATTGTTCAAGCTCGTCAGTTGGCAATGTTTTTTGCTAAGAAAATGACAAAAGCATCATTAGCTAGTATTGGTTCTCAAATTGGAAAAAGAGACCATGCAACAGTTTTACATGCTTGTAAAACAGTAGATAATTTAACGGAAACAGATAAGCAATTCCGTAAGTATGTTGAAGACTTGACAAAAAAACTTACCTATTAATTCCAATAAAATGGTTAGAGTATTAATGGTTTGCCTTGGTAATATTTGTCGCTCACCATTGGCAGAGGGTATATTAAAATCAAAAACCTTTTTAAAAAATGTTAAAGTTGACTCTGCAGGTACAGGAGCTTATCACATAGGTAGTTTACCAGATAAGCGATCAATAGCAATAGCAAAACAGCATAATTTAGATATTACCGATCATAGAGGTCGTCAATTTTCTGTAAAAGATTTTGATGATTTTGACGTTATTTATGTAATGGATAGTTCGAATTATAAAAATGTAATTCGATTAGCACGAAATGAACAAGATGAGCAAAAGGTAAAAATGATTTTAAACGAAGTATTTCCTGGTGAGAATTTAGATGTTCCAGATCCATATACTGGAGGAAGTCACGGATTTAGAATTGTATATGATATGCTAAATGAAGCTTGTGATATTATTGTTGAAAAATTATCATAGAAATGTCTCAAAAAGGAAAACTATATCTTATTCCAACTACATTAGGAGATAATGAACCATTAGAAGTTCTTCCACTTTCAGTTAAAAAAGTAGTTGAAAGTTTGGATTATTTTATTGTTGAAAATCAAAAAACAGCAAGAAGATTCATTAAAAGAATTACCCCGAAGAAATCACAACCATCTTTAGTTTTAAGATCAATAGACAAATATGCTGAAGCTCTTGAAGTAAGTACTTACTTAGATGTGTGTGAACAAGGAATTTCAGTAGGTTTACTTTCAGAAGCGGGTGTTCCGGCAATTGCAGATCCAGGAGCAGAAGTTGTTAAGTTAGCACATGAAAAAAACATACAGGTTGTTCCTTTAGTTGGTCCATCTTCTATTGTTTTGGCAATGATGGCATCTGGAATGAATGGTCAAAGTTTTACTTTTAATGGGTATTTGCCAATTGACAGTTCTGTTCGAAAAAAAACAATCAAACAATTAGAGAAGTTGTCTTTAGATAAAAATCAATCTCAAATTTTTATTGAAACGCCTTATAGAAATGAAAAAATGCTTACTGATTTAAAATCAACTTTAGCACCAACTACTAGGTTGTGTATTGCTACTGATATTACACTTTCTTCAGAATATATCAAGACATTAACTATAAATGATTGGAAAAATGAAAATCCTAATTTGCATAAAAGACCAACAATATTCATAATTCATAAAAGTTAGGATATTATATAAACGATAAAAGCCCGAAACAAATGTTTCAGGCTTTTATAACTAACCAAAAATTAACCAATTCAAATTAACGGGTTCTTGCTTGCTTCAATTGAAGAAACATCAAACCCTGAAAACTTTTTCATATAATATTGTATTGAACTACCAAAAGCATCACTAAAATTAGTGTTGCCACCACTTCGCAAAAACTTTTTAACGTTGCCTGCGCCACCTAAATGAGCGGCTGCAAGGATTCCTGATTCGGTAATTTCAAATCCGTTTATTTTTTTTCCTACACTTCTTTTGATGTCGTTTCGCAAGATGTGTTTATTTAAAGAACATAATGCCATAAAGGCTCTTTCTTGTTGTTCTGGGTTTCTTAAGAAATTTTCAACATTATAAATTTTTAATCTTCTTAAGGTTGACTTTCCAAATTGGTATTTACCCATATAGCCAAACTTATTTACAATGTGGTATCTATTTCTAGATTCTTTAAATCCAACTGCCTCTTTGAAACCTATAAAAGAACTTCCTGTAAAAGGAACATTTATAATTCTTTCGCATTCTTCAAGAGTAAGAACAGTTGATAGTTGCGTTGGACGCACGCAATTTTCATCATAAATACTACTACTGTTTTCTTTTTTTGAAAAACTAGAACTTAATATCGTAAC contains:
- a CDS encoding low molecular weight protein-tyrosine-phosphatase, producing the protein MVRVLMVCLGNICRSPLAEGILKSKTFLKNVKVDSAGTGAYHIGSLPDKRSIAIAKQHNLDITDHRGRQFSVKDFDDFDVIYVMDSSNYKNVIRLARNEQDEQKVKMILNEVFPGENLDVPDPYTGGSHGFRIVYDMLNEACDIIVEKLS
- a CDS encoding SAM-dependent methyltransferase → MSQKGKLYLIPTTLGDNEPLEVLPLSVKKVVESLDYFIVENQKTARRFIKRITPKKSQPSLVLRSIDKYAEALEVSTYLDVCEQGISVGLLSEAGVPAIADPGAEVVKLAHEKNIQVVPLVGPSSIVLAMMASGMNGQSFTFNGYLPIDSSVRKKTIKQLEKLSLDKNQSQIFIETPYRNEKMLTDLKSTLAPTTRLCIATDITLSSEYIKTLTINDWKNENPNLHKRPTIFIIHKS